AAGAATGAGAAATAAGGGTTTCTTTCCTTCAGCAGCATACGTGACGATGAACTTTCTGTTTAATGTTTCTATTGTTATCTGGACTGCTTTGTATGGTTTGCTCGTGCTCCCGGCTCTTTTTTTGCCCCCAGAAGATGTAATAGAGGTGCGTAGGGTTTGGATCAGGGGGATTTTCGTTCTCCTGAGATTTTTTTTCAATATTGAGTTTGAGATAAGGGGCGGCGAAAATATACACCTACACAAACAGTTCATCGTTGCATCCAAACACCATTCTCCCTTAGATGTGATTTTGTTGGCTGACTTATTTAAAAAGCCGGTCTTTGTACTGAAAAGAAGTCTCATCTTCATTCCGATCTTTGGGCTGTATATGATTGCGACAAAAATGATTACGGTTTCCTATTCAGCAAAATCAAACGGTTTGGATGTGCTGAGAAAAATGGTTAGGCAAGCCAAAGTACTTTCTAAAAATAGGACGATAATTCTGTATCCGGAAGGAGGGAGAACTAAAATTGGGGAGGAAGTGGAATACAAAAGGGGTATACTGGCTCTTTATAAACACCTAAATCTTCCTGTGCTGCCAATTGCGTTAAATGTTGGTCAAATTTGGCCAGTTGGCTATTTTAGCAATAAACAAAATGGCAAGGCTGTGGTTCAAATATTGCCACCAATTATGCCAGGTTTAAAGGACGATGAGTTTCTGCAGGTTCTGCGAGATGCAATAGAAAGCAATACAAAACGCCTTTTAAACAGTGAGAATAAACATCTTCTAACACTACAAAAGAATTAAGTGAACAGGTTTCAGACGCATATTTGGTTATTTCTCTTTAGAGTCTTTTGTATTATCATCAATCTTTACCTTTCAGGAGCAAAGTAGTATACACTTAGCCATGAACAAACAGCAGTTTTACATTACCACCAATAAAGCGTCTGAGAGAAGGTTTTACTCAGAGGTTCCAGATTACAACGAGGAAGACTTCACTACAATTCTTGAGGAACGATTTTCGGACTCTCTGATAAAAGAGGGTGACATGGTTGAAGGTGTAGTTAAGTCTATAAGTCCGCACTTTGTTTTAGTAAATCTGGGTCTTAAGTCAGAGGGAAAAATTCCTGTTCAGCAGTTCCATGATTTAGGTACACTAGAGGTGGGTTCTAAGATTGTTGTGTATGTTGAAAAAACAGAGACTGGCAGTGGTAACCTTGTTTTAAGTTATACCAAAGCTCTGAAACAAAAAGTCTGGGACAGGCTTTATGAGATGTATCTCAGTGGGTCTGATGAAGATGTCATGGGAGTTATCCTATACACAATCAAAAGTGGTTGCATTGTTGAAGTTGAGGGGCTGAATGCGTTTTTACCAAATAGTCACCTAGACGTGAGACCAGTCTCTGATCCAGCAACTCTCGTGGGAGTGAAATTGAAGTTCAGGATTCTAAAAATGGATCCCAAAACAGGAAAGATTTTTGTTTCCAGGAAAAAAGCGCTTGGTGCAGTACATGAAGCTGCTCGTTCAGAGTACATTTCAACGATTAAAGAAGGTGACATCATTGATGGTCGTGTCAAGAGTATCGCAAGTTATGGCGTTTTTGTGCAAATACACGAGTCTGACAAAGTCGGCGTTGTTGATGGCCTTCTTTACGTAAACGATATTTCTTGGGCACGTGTTACTCACCCGTCTTCGATCTATTCTGTTGGGCAAGAGGTTCGGGTTAAGGTGATCGCTGTGGATCCAGAAAAGGGGCGTATATCGCTTGGCGTGAAGCAGCTTACGGAGAATCCGTGGAAGGATATTTCTAAGAAATATACTCCAGGGAACGTGTATCCTGGGGTTGTTACTTCTGTTGAGGATTATGGTATTTTCGTTAGGTTGGAAGAGGGTGTAGAAGGGTTGGTGCATAGCGGTGAAATATCTTGGACCAGGGAAAAGCCATTGTTCTTACCTAACAGCAAGGTGAACGTTATGCTTCTATCAGTTGATGAAGAGGGTCATAAAATTGCCCTTAGTGTGAAGCAATGTAGTGAGAACCCATGGAAGAAGTTCCTGGATGCGTATGGGCTCGGTGTTGTAGTGAAATGTAAGGTTGTCGAGATAACTGACTCTGGAATAGTGCTGACACTTCTTGATTCCGGATACTCTTATGTCAGAGGATATGTAAGGCTTGCGAACATTAGTTGGTCACAAAATCCTAGGAAGGAATTGAAGCGTTTTACTATCGGCGACGAAGTTGACGCGAAGCTAGTACATGTCAATCCCGAGCGTGGTCGCGTGATGTTTAACATCAAGTATGTTGAATATGATCCTTTTGAGGAATTCATCTCTAAGGTGAATGAAGGGGATATAATTAACGCAAAAGTAATACGAGTGGAGGATGATGGTATTTATATCGAAGTTAGAGAAGGTTTGGAGTTCTTCACAGCACAGTCTGATGTAAGTCGTCTTACTGTGGGGCAGTATCTTTCCTTTGTTGTGTGTAGTAAAGATCGTTATTCGGTTAAGCTTGAGATTATCACAGACGAGAAAGCTGCTGGAGCTCCTGCTGGAAAAGAAAGCTGAGGGGTGGTTGTTGGTGCATGAATTTTTTGGGTGATGCGTTTATCGAAAATTCTAGCCTGAGGAAGAGGTTGACTTTTTGGAAAGTGGTTACATTTATTGTGATTGGTGTCCTCTTGGTTGTTTCGGGTTCTTCTTTTCGTGGTGGCTTGTTCGACAGTTTTTCCGCTCCGTACATAGGTAGGGTGGTTTTTTCCGGGATTATAGATCAGGATCTTGTAAGAAATAGCCAGTTCGCTTCTTTTGCGGACAATCCTAAAATAAAGGCAGTAATCCTTCATGTAGACAGCGGAGGTGGGGGAGCTGCTGCTTCTGAAGCACTTTACAACGCTGTTAGGAGTGTGTCACTAGTCAAGCCGGTTGTGGTTGTAGCCAATGGAATGATGGCTTCTGGTGCATACATGGTAGCAATGGCTGCTGAACACATAGTTGCATACAATTCCAGCATTGTCGGTTCGATCGGTATGATACTACAAGCCCCGAATTTTCATGAGATCGGAAAGAAAGTTGGGATAAAAATGGACGTTGTTCGTTCTGGTAGGTTGAAAGCCTTCCCATCTATCTTAGAAGAATTTACCAAAGAGGCGCGTTCATCTATGGAGCATTCTATTAGTGTCGCTAACGAGCACTTTTTATCTATGGTACAGGAGCGCAGAAAGATTACAGATGCCCGTGTGATGTCCGAGATTGCGACAGGTAAGATTTTCACCGGCAAGGAAGCGCTTGAGTTTGCGCTCGTTGACGAGATAGGTGATGAGACGAATGCGGTAAGGTGGCTTAAGGAAATGGGAATTACGGGGAAAATACGTGATCTTGGGTTTGTTTCAGGTAGGGGTTTTCGTGTAGATAAGATTTCTCCATCTTCTTATCTTTCAGTTTTAAACGAGTTTTTCCGTTACTTATATTCTCCCGGGCTTCTTGCTGTTTTTCCAGGTACCTCCACTTAGATTGGGTTTTCCTTGCTTTCTACTTCCTGTTTTTCTGTTGAAATATTGTATTTTGTTGTTGCTACATTTCATTTGAGTCATGCCTAGGGGTATTTTGTGGTTCCATTTAAAAAAATCGGGTTTTCTGCTTTTTTTATCTTTTTTCATGGTTTTTGTATCTGGGTGTGCCTCCCTTGCTTTAGGAAAGGTTATTGGGCATTCCGTCCAGCTTTTTGCAGGAGAACAGGTACGTCATACTCTATCTCTTGGAGTTGTTCTGTTTGCAGTGTTTCTCTCTTTAACGGTTGCGCTTCGTAGTATTTTTTCCGGGTTGCTTGGAATGAAAGTGGTACAGGGTATGCTACTTGACTTATATGAAGCACTTTTAAGGGCCAAGATTGAAACCATTAAATGCAATTCTGCCCAGATTCCAATCATTCTCAGTTCTGATATGACATTTTTGCAGAATTTTTTTGGTTCTGCAGCGCCGGTTTTACTAAGGAATCTAATTACTTTTCTTGGGTCGCTTATTGCACTTTTTTATACAGAAAGGCAGCTTTTCATCTATCTCATTCTTGCCATTCCTGTTCTTCTAGTGCCGCTCTTATTGGTTGGTGCAAGAGCAAGGAAATTATCTTCTCTTTTCGCAGGCAAAACTGATAATTTTCATGCTGAGCTTAGAGAAAATATCGGTAATATTCAAATGATAAAGTCCTTTTTGAAAGAAACATTCTTTCTGGAAAGATTGCAGGATTTATCTAAGGGGTGTTCAAGTAGCTTTGTTCAGTATGTGATCATACGTTCTGTACTTATAGGTATCGTTGTGGCAACTGCCTTTTTAGGAACCGTATTTTTTATGGATTTTGGTTTAAGGTCTGTCTATGCAGGTGAAATAAACATTGCTACTCTCGCTGAGTTTGTTTTTTATGCATTATTTGGATCCAGTTCTATAGGGAGGGTCATGGAGCTTTATCCGGATCTGCGGCAGTTTTTGAATATACGCACCAGGGTTGAAAATTTATATAGCACGATTCTTGCCTCTAGTGAGGAAGAAGTT
This genomic window from Neorickettsia risticii str. Illinois contains:
- a CDS encoding lysophospholipid acyltransferase family protein, with translation MRNKGFFPSAAYVTMNFLFNVSIVIWTALYGLLVLPALFLPPEDVIEVRRVWIRGIFVLLRFFFNIEFEIRGGENIHLHKQFIVASKHHSPLDVILLADLFKKPVFVLKRSLIFIPIFGLYMIATKMITVSYSAKSNGLDVLRKMVRQAKVLSKNRTIILYPEGGRTKIGEEVEYKRGILALYKHLNLPVLPIALNVGQIWPVGYFSNKQNGKAVVQILPPIMPGLKDDEFLQVLRDAIESNTKRLLNSENKHLLTLQKN
- a CDS encoding S1 RNA-binding domain-containing protein, producing MNKQQFYITTNKASERRFYSEVPDYNEEDFTTILEERFSDSLIKEGDMVEGVVKSISPHFVLVNLGLKSEGKIPVQQFHDLGTLEVGSKIVVYVEKTETGSGNLVLSYTKALKQKVWDRLYEMYLSGSDEDVMGVILYTIKSGCIVEVEGLNAFLPNSHLDVRPVSDPATLVGVKLKFRILKMDPKTGKIFVSRKKALGAVHEAARSEYISTIKEGDIIDGRVKSIASYGVFVQIHESDKVGVVDGLLYVNDISWARVTHPSSIYSVGQEVRVKVIAVDPEKGRISLGVKQLTENPWKDISKKYTPGNVYPGVVTSVEDYGIFVRLEEGVEGLVHSGEISWTREKPLFLPNSKVNVMLLSVDEEGHKIALSVKQCSENPWKKFLDAYGLGVVVKCKVVEITDSGIVLTLLDSGYSYVRGYVRLANISWSQNPRKELKRFTIGDEVDAKLVHVNPERGRVMFNIKYVEYDPFEEFISKVNEGDIINAKVIRVEDDGIYIEVREGLEFFTAQSDVSRLTVGQYLSFVVCSKDRYSVKLEIITDEKAAGAPAGKES
- the sppA gene encoding signal peptide peptidase SppA translates to MNFLGDAFIENSSLRKRLTFWKVVTFIVIGVLLVVSGSSFRGGLFDSFSAPYIGRVVFSGIIDQDLVRNSQFASFADNPKIKAVILHVDSGGGGAAASEALYNAVRSVSLVKPVVVVANGMMASGAYMVAMAAEHIVAYNSSIVGSIGMILQAPNFHEIGKKVGIKMDVVRSGRLKAFPSILEEFTKEARSSMEHSISVANEHFLSMVQERRKITDARVMSEIATGKIFTGKEALEFALVDEIGDETNAVRWLKEMGITGKIRDLGFVSGRGFRVDKISPSSYLSVLNEFFRYLYSPGLLAVFPGTST
- a CDS encoding ABC transporter ATP-binding protein, which produces MPRGILWFHLKKSGFLLFLSFFMVFVSGCASLALGKVIGHSVQLFAGEQVRHTLSLGVVLFAVFLSLTVALRSIFSGLLGMKVVQGMLLDLYEALLRAKIETIKCNSAQIPIILSSDMTFLQNFFGSAAPVLLRNLITFLGSLIALFYTERQLFIYLILAIPVLLVPLLLVGARARKLSSLFAGKTDNFHAELRENIGNIQMIKSFLKETFFLERLQDLSKGCSSSFVQYVIIRSVLIGIVVATAFLGTVFFMDFGLRSVYAGEINIATLAEFVFYALFGSSSIGRVMELYPDLRQFLNIRTRVENLYSTILASSEEEVGKKLKRFEKLEFKDVGFSYTVDGSDAVFKGLNFTVNRGEKVAFVGASGKGKSTIFSLILRFYTTFSGSIRINDIPVSELSLASIRSLFAWVPQELSIVSGSLMENICMQASIEQKEESRYKSVCMAANIHQLPKDTHITDLSRGQRQRINIARALFADRQVILLDEATSSLDTQNEKAIEAVISNTSRDKTVVIIAHRFSSIKCADKIIVIENGKATAVGTHDELLASSPFYKQMAEE